In the genome of Armatimonadota bacterium, one region contains:
- a CDS encoding serine protease, producing the protein MKTLRFGFAVAVSLLCVLCSLFSPAPLAADEAAQAGKDIITKYGDAIVTLQLVVKTEMSMEGEEASKEENKAEATGVIIDPSGLTVASLSAVDPSEMMSKMMSSSEYNLKISSEVTDLKIRLADGTEIPAKIALRDKDLDLAFIRPIQKPTKPLNVLDLSKQAKPALLDQAIMLSRLGMIANRTIAASVERIQAIVEKPRTFYITGMSIGDLNLGGPVFALDGNVIGLLIMRILPTRAGGEMSFSLFSMNYMPIMPMILPASDILAAAKQVPESVQ; encoded by the coding sequence ATGAAAACACTAAGATTTGGATTTGCGGTCGCGGTTTCACTTTTGTGTGTGCTATGTAGTTTGTTTTCTCCCGCACCCCTGGCCGCTGATGAAGCCGCTCAAGCAGGAAAGGATATCATCACTAAATATGGCGATGCCATTGTTACTCTGCAATTAGTCGTCAAGACCGAGATGTCAATGGAAGGCGAGGAAGCATCGAAAGAAGAGAACAAAGCTGAGGCCACAGGAGTCATAATTGACCCATCAGGTCTCACAGTTGCATCGCTCTCTGCAGTAGATCCATCTGAAATGATGAGCAAGATGATGAGCTCCAGCGAATATAATCTTAAGATTTCTAGCGAGGTCACCGATTTAAAAATTCGCCTTGCAGATGGCACAGAAATCCCTGCAAAAATTGCCCTGCGAGACAAGGACCTAGACCTTGCTTTTATTCGTCCGATACAAAAGCCGACAAAACCGCTAAATGTACTAGACCTTTCAAAACAAGCTAAACCAGCATTATTAGATCAAGCAATAATGCTATCAAGACTCGGAATGATTGCCAACCGAACGATTGCCGCTAGCGTTGAGCGCATCCAAGCAATTGTAGAAAAACCGCGTACATTCTATATCACAGGTATGTCTATAGGTGACCTAAACCTTGGTGGGCCAGTCTTCGCGCTCGATGGAAATGTAATTGGCTTGCTTATTATGCGAATTCTTCCAACGCGGGCTGGTGGGGAAATGTCCTTTTCCCTGTTTAGTATGAACTATATGCCAATAATGCCAATGATTCTCCCAGCATCCGACATTCTGGCCGCTGCAAAGCAAGTCCCAGAATCAGTGCAATAG
- a CDS encoding ThuA domain-containing protein, which yields MLKTPNLKVISTLALVCCLSMFFLGSTLALPSSPKKSVLVISVTKGFRHSSIPLGEELIRKLGTESGEWDVDLVRTDEEMAQKMTANALKKYDAIVFNNTSGDLPLPDKQGLLDWVKAGGGVVGIHAATDTFRERGDSPGWAGFREMMGGQFVSHGPQSEVELLIQDPKHPATKELPPKFKVKEEIYLLKDWSRDKVRVLIALDKHPNSGEPGDYPIAWVHQYGKGRVFYTSLGHREDLMQTENYKKHLRGGIRWVLGIAKGDAKPLPPPAPITKQEKKEGFRALLNAKDITGWHPRHEGATPWTVQNGMLVMGKGGSDLITNEKFRDFIIRYEYMIPKGGNSGVYLRGRYEIQILDDFDKKTPDIHGNGAIYGLIPPSQFASKAPGEWQTVEAKLIGNKVTVILNGVKIIDNQELSAPTGGALDDKVNEPGPIMLQGDHGPVAFRNIRIKVLK from the coding sequence ATGTTGAAAACGCCTAACCTTAAAGTAATAAGCACTTTAGCACTTGTTTGCTGTCTTTCAATGTTTTTCCTCGGTTCAACTCTTGCACTCCCATCATCCCCCAAGAAATCGGTGCTCGTTATATCAGTTACCAAAGGCTTCCGACACAGTTCCATACCTCTTGGAGAAGAACTGATAAGAAAGCTTGGAACTGAATCGGGCGAGTGGGACGTAGATCTCGTGCGCACAGACGAGGAAATGGCACAAAAAATGACGGCGAATGCTCTCAAAAAGTACGATGCCATAGTCTTCAATAATACAAGCGGCGACTTACCACTTCCCGATAAGCAGGGGCTCCTCGATTGGGTAAAAGCCGGCGGAGGCGTAGTCGGAATACATGCCGCAACCGACACATTCCGTGAACGCGGCGATTCTCCCGGCTGGGCCGGATTCCGAGAAATGATGGGAGGTCAATTTGTTTCCCATGGACCTCAATCAGAAGTAGAACTTCTTATCCAAGACCCCAAACACCCAGCTACAAAAGAACTGCCTCCGAAATTTAAAGTCAAAGAAGAAATTTACCTTTTAAAGGATTGGTCACGGGATAAAGTCCGCGTACTGATTGCATTGGACAAACATCCAAACTCAGGCGAACCAGGCGACTACCCAATTGCCTGGGTACACCAATATGGGAAAGGACGTGTTTTTTACACCTCACTTGGCCATCGAGAAGATTTAATGCAAACGGAGAATTACAAAAAGCACCTCCGTGGCGGCATTCGATGGGTTCTCGGCATTGCAAAAGGAGACGCAAAACCACTGCCCCCACCTGCACCCATTACTAAGCAAGAAAAGAAAGAAGGCTTCAGAGCGCTTCTAAACGCCAAAGACATTACAGGCTGGCATCCCAGGCACGAGGGTGCCACTCCATGGACAGTGCAAAACGGAATGTTGGTTATGGGGAAAGGTGGTTCAGACTTAATTACCAATGAAAAATTCCGTGATTTCATTATACGCTATGAGTACATGATTCCAAAAGGCGGTAACAGCGGCGTCTATCTGCGGGGGCGTTATGAAATACAAATTCTCGATGATTTCGATAAAAAAACCCCCGACATTCACGGCAACGGTGCTATTTACGGTCTAATTCCGCCGTCCCAATTCGCTAGCAAAGCCCCGGGGGAGTGGCAAACCGTCGAAGCCAAACTAATCGGCAATAAAGTAACCGTAATTCTAAACGGCGTAAAAATCATTGATAATCAGGAACTTAGCGCACCAACGGGAGGCGCATTGGATGATAAAGTAAATGAACCAGGGCCAATTATGCTTCAAGGAGATCATGGCCCGGTTGCATTTAGAAATATAAGAATCAAGGTGCTGAAGTAA